A genomic stretch from Kogia breviceps isolate mKogBre1 chromosome 1, mKogBre1 haplotype 1, whole genome shotgun sequence includes:
- the PRDM2 gene encoding PR domain zinc finger protein 2 isoform X4, with the protein MQTNWSTQLAEPLCRTLQEPEGKKKSQENKNKANKTEDIQLKTSEPDPTSANMRDSVEGPRDEDEKPSASAAEQTAVLQEVVSQDVPPELALPPPARDPQAGPAAELEAARSEANDVEEDEEEEEGEEEEEEEEEEEELDEEEEEAADVPDESSMKEPEIRCDEKPEDLLEEPKTVPKDALEDSPEVAPAIRIPKAKEEANGDVFETFLFPCQHCERKFTTKQGLERHMHIHISTVNHAFKCKYCGKAFGTQINRRRHERRHEAGLKRKPSLTLRPPQAPGDGKAPGDGAPPKGDAQPPSLGQDSLTLNSEKASQDTIHASVVEENGEVKELHPCQYCKKVFGTHTNMRRHQRRVHERHLIPKGVRRKGGLLEEQQPPAEQAPPAQSVYVPSTEPEEEGEADDVYIMDISSNISENLNYYIDGKIQTSCSTSNCDVIEMESSSADLYGINCLLTPVTVEITQNIKTTQVPITDDLPKEPSSSTNSESKKRRTASPPVLPRIKAETESDPVAPSCSLSLPLSMSATEAISFHKEKNVYLSSKLKQLLQTQDKLTPPVGISATEIPKLGPVCVSTPASMLPVTSSRFKRRTSSPPSSPQHSPALRDFGKPGDGKAMWTEAVLSSKKPKLESHSNSPAWTLSGRDDRETGSPPGFDEYKVSKEWAASSAFSNVCNQQPLDLSSGVKQKAEGTGKAPVQWESVLDLSVHKKPSSDSESKEFKENHLVQPACSAVKKKKPTTCMLQKVLLNEYNGVDLPVENAPDVTRSPSPCKPLDPQPDPDLGPDSSLPAPPGESSPSSAALQTSSLSSGQLPPLLTPTNPASPQPCPPVLTVATPPPPLLPTVPLPAPSSGASPHPCPSPLSNATAQSPLPILSPTVSPSPSPIPSVEPLMSAASPGPPTLSSSSSSSSSPSFSSSSSSSSPSPPPLSAVSSVVSSGDNLEASLPMISFKQEELENEGLKAREESQSATARDIVQETFNKNFVCNVCESPFLSIKDLTKHLSIHAEEWPFKCEFCVQLFKAKTDLSEHRFLLHGVGNIFVCSVCKKEFAFLCNLQQHQRDLHPDKVCTHHEFESGTLRPQNFTDPSKAHVEHMQSLPEDPLETSKEEEELNDSSEELYTTIKIMASGIKTKDPDVRLGLNQHYPSFKPPPFQYHHRNPLGIGVTATNFTTHNIPQTFTTAIRCTKCGKGVDNMPELHKHILACASASDKRRYTPRKNPVPLRQAVQPRNGVVVLDNSGKNAFRRMGQPKRLNFSVELSKMSSNKLKLNALKKKNQLVQKAILQKNKSAKQKADLKNAPESSSHICPYCNREFTYIGSLNKHAAFSCPKKPLSPSKKKVSHSSKKGGHPSPASSDRNNGSSHRRRTADAEIKMQSMQAPLGKTRARSSGPAQGPPPSSSFRSKQNVKFAASVKSKKPSSSLRNLSPIRMAKMTHNESKKPKAAAKNHAAQLSAKTSRSLHVRAQKSRAVLQSKSALASKKRTDRFNVKSRERSGGPITRSLQLAAAADPSENRREDSSVKQELKDFSYSLRLASRCPPPAAPYITRQCRNVKATAAAHFQGSLFKE; encoded by the exons ACCAACTGGAGCACGCAGCTGGCAGAGCCTCTATGTAGGACCCTTCAGGAACCTGAGG ggaagaaaaaatcccaagaaaataaaaacaaagcaaacaaaactgaAGACATACAGCTGAAGACAAGTGAGCCAGATCCCACCTCTGCAAATATGAGAGATTCTGTGGAAG GCCCCAGAGACGAAGACGAGAAGCCTTCCGCTTCCGCCGCCGAGCAGACGGCTGTCCTTCAGGAGGTGGTGAGTCAGGATGTGCCTCCGGAGCTcgccctcccgccccctgcccggGACCCCCAGGCGGGGCCAGCCGCAGAGCTGGAAGCAGCACGCAGTGAGGCGAACGACgtggaggaggacgaggaggaggaggagggggaggaggaggaggaggaggaggaagaggaggaggagctggacgaagaggaggaggaagcagctgACGTGCCAGATGAAAGCTCCATGAAAGAGCCGGAGATACGATGTGACGAGAAGCCAGAGGATTTATTGGAAGAACCAAAAACCGTTCCTAAGGATGCTCTTGAAGACTCTCCAGAGGTGGCACCTGCTATCAGAATTCCCAAAGCTAAAGAAGAGGCCAACGGTGACGTGTTTGAAACGTTTCTGTTTCCATGTCAGCATTGCGAGAGGAAGTTCACGACCAAACAGGGGCTGGAACGGCACATGCACATCCACATATCCACGGTGAACCACGCCTTCAAGTGCAAGTACTGCGGGAAGGCGTTCGGCACGCAGATCAACAGGCGGCGGCACGAGCGGCGCCACGAGGCGGGGCTGAAGCGGAAGCCCAGCCTGACACTCCGCCCGCCGCAGGCCCCAGGCGACGGCAAGGCGCCCGGGGACGGCGCTCCTCCGAAGGGTGACGCGCAGCCTCCCAGTCTTGGGCAAGACTCTCTGACCTTGAATTCAGAGAAGGCTTCCCAAGACACAATACATGCTTCTGTTGTAGAAGAGAACGGAGAAGTTAAGGAGCTTCATCCGTGCCAATACTGTAAAAAGGTTTTTGGAACTCACACGAACATGAGGCGGCATCAGCGCAGGGTTCACGAGCGTCACCTGATTCCTAAAGGTGTGCGGCGAAAAGGGGGTCTCCTCGAAGAGCAGCAGCCCCCGGCAGAGCAGGCCCCGCCTGCCCAGAGTGTCTACGTACCCAGCACAGAgccagaggaggaaggggaggcagaCGACGTGTACATCATGGATATTTCTAGCAATATCTCTGAAAATTTAAATTACTATATTGATGGTAAAATTCAGACCAGCTGCAGCACCAGTAACTGTGATGTTATTGAGATGGAATCCAGTTCGGCAGATTTGTATGGTATCAACTGTCTGCTCACTCCAGTTacagtggaaataactcaaaatataaaGACCACACAGGTCCCTATAACAGATGATCTTCCTAAAGAGCCTTCCAGCAGCACAAACAGTGAGTCCAAGAAACGGAGGACTGCCAGTCCTCCTGTGTTGCCCAGAATTAAAGCCGAGACCGAGTCTGATCCCGTAGCACCTTCGTGTTCCCTGAGCCTGCCCCTCAGCATGTCAGCCACAGAGGCCATTTCGttccacaaagagaaaaatgtgtatttgtcATCAAAGCTCAAACAACTTCTTCAAACCCAGGATAAACTAACTCCTCCTGTGGGGATTTCCGCCACTGAAATACCTAAATTAGGTCCTGTCTGTGTGTCCACGCCTGCGTCGATGCTCCCTGTGACCTCGAGCAGGTTTAAGAGGCGGACCAGCTCTCCCCCCAGCTCTCCACAACACAGTCCTGCCCTTCGAGACTTTGGAAAGCCAGGCGATGGGAAAGCCATGTGGACTGAGGCAGTTCTGAGTTCCAAGAAGCCCAAATTAGAAAGTCATAGCAACTCGCCAGCATGGACTTTGTCTGGGAGAGATGATAGAGAAACTGGGAGCCCTCCAGGCTTTGATGAATATAAAGTATCTAAAGAGTGGGCGGCTAGTTCTGCTTTTAGCAATGTGTGCAACCAACAGCCACTGGATTTATCCAGCGGTGTGAAACAGAAGGCTGAGGGTACAGGCAAGGCTCCGGTCCAGTGGGAATCTGTGTTAGATCTCAGTGTGCATAAAAAGCCTAGTAGTGACTCTGAAAGCAAGGAATTCAAAGAAAATCATTTGGTGCAGCCAGCCTGCAGtgctgtaaagaaaaagaaaccaaccaCCTGCATGCTACAGAAGGTCCTTCTCAATGAATACAATGGCGTTGACTTACCTGTAGAAAATGCTCCAGATGTGACCAGGAGCCCCAGTCCTTGTAAACCCCTAGATCCTCAGCCGGACCCTGACCTTGGTCCCGACTCTAGCTTACCTGCCCCTCCTGGCGAGTCTTCTCCTTCGTCAGCTGCCCTGCAGACATCTTCCCTTTCTTCCGGGCAGCTGCCGCCCCTCTTGACCCCAACCAACCCCGcttccccccagccctgccctcccgtGTTAACTGttgccaccccaccccctccgctGCTTCCTACTGTACCTCTTCCAGCCCCCTCTTCCGGGGCATCCCCTCATCCGTGTCCCTCTCCACTCTCGAACGCCACCGCACAGTCCCCACTTCCAATCCTGTCCCCAACGGTGTCTCCCTCGCCATCTCCCATTCCTTCCGTGGAGCCCCTGATGTCTGCTGCTTCACCGGGGCCTCCGACACTCTCTTCATCTTCCTCCTCATCTTCTTCGCCTTCATTCtcttcttcatcctcctcctcttctccttcgCCACCTCCTCTCTCAGCAGTATCGTCTGTGGTTTCCTCTGGGGATAATCTGGAAGCCTCTCTCCCCATGATATCTTTTAAACAGGAGGAATTAGAGAATGAAGGTCTGAAAGCGAGGGAAGAATCCCAGTCTGCCACTGCACGGGATATCGTTCAGGAgacattcaacaaaaattttgtCTGCAACGTCTGTGAATCACCTTTTCTTTCCATTAAAGATCTAACCAAACATTTATCCATTCATGCTGAGGAATGGCCCTTCAAATGTGAATTTTGTGTACAGCTCTTTAAGGCTAAAACTGATTTGTCAGAACATCGCTTTTTGCTTCATGGAGTTGGGAATATCTTTGTGTGTTCGGTTTGTAAAAAAGAATTTGCGTTTTTGTGCAATCTGCAGCAGCACCAGCGAGATCTCCACCCCGATAAGGTGTGCACACACCATGAGTTTGAAAGTGGCACCCTGAGGCCCCAGAACTTTACGGATCCCAGCAAGGCCCACGTAGAGCATATGCAGAGTTTGCCAGAAGATCCTTTAGAAACGTCTAAAGAAGAAGAGGAGCTGAATGATTCCTCAGAAGAGCTTTACACGACCATAAAAATAATGGCTTCTGGAATAAAGACGAAAGATCCAGATGTTCGATTGGGTCTCAATCAACATTACCCAAGCTTTAAACCACCTCCATTTCAGTACCATCACCGCAACCCCCTGGGCATTGGTGTGACGGCCACAAATTTCACTACACACAATATCCCGCAGACGTTTACCACCGCCATCCGCTGCACCAAGTGTGGGAAAGGTGTGGACAACATGCCCGAGCTGCACAAGCACATCCTGGCCTGTGCCTCTGCCAGCGACAAGAGGAGGTACACGCCGAGGAAAAATCCGGTCCCGCTGAGGCAGGCTGTGCAGCCCAGAAACGGCGTGGTGGTTTTGGACAACTCTGGGAAGAATGCCTTCAGGCGAATGGGACAGCCCAAAAGACTGAACTTTAGTGTTGAGCTCAGCAAAATGTCCTCAAATAAGCTCAAGTTAAACGcgttgaagaaaaaaaaccagctTGTCCAGAAAGCCATCCTTCAAAAAAACaaatctgcaaagcagaaagccGACCTAAAGAACGCTCCGGAGTCGTCCTCGCACATCTGCCCGTACTGCAACAGAGAGTTCACGTACATTGGGAGCCTCAACAAGCACGCCGCCTTCAGCTGTCCCAAAAAACCTCTTTCTccttccaaaaaaaaagtttcccattCATCCAAGAAAGGAGGACACCCATCACCTGCAAGTAGTGACAGAAACAACGGCAGCAGCCACCGCAGACGGACAGCGGATGCAGAGATCAAAATGCAAAGCATGCAGGCGCCTTTGGGCAAGACCAGAGCTCGCAGCTCGGGCCCTGCACAGGGCCCGCCACCCTCCTCGTCCTTCAGGTCCAAGCAGAATGTTAAATTTGCAGCTTCGGTTAAGTCCAAAAAACCAAGCTCCTCCTTAAGGAACTTAAGCCCGATACGAATGGCCAAAATGACTCACAACGAGAGCAAGAAGCCCAAAGCTGCAGCCAAGAATCACGCAGCTCAGCTCTCGGCCAAGACGTCTCGGAGCCTGCACGTGAGGGCACAGAAAAGCAGAGCTGTCTTACAGAGCAAATCGGCCTTGGCCAGTAAGAAACGGACAGACAGGTTCAATGTAAAATCTAGAGAACGAAGTGGGGGGCCAATCACCCGAAGCCTGCAGCTGGCAGCTGCTGCCGACCCGAGTGAGAACAGGAGGGAGGACAGCAGTGTCAAGCAGGAGCTGAAGGACTTCAG
- the PRDM2 gene encoding PR domain zinc finger protein 2 isoform X5: MWEVYYPNLGWMCIDATDPEKGNWLRYVNWACSGEEQNLFPLEINRAIYYKTLKPIAPGEELLVWYNGEDNPEIAAAIEEERASARSKRSSPKSRKGKKKSQENKNKANKTEDIQLKTSEPDPTSANMRDSVEGPRDEDEKPSASAAEQTAVLQEVVSQDVPPELALPPPARDPQAGPAAELEAARSEANDVEEDEEEEEGEEEEEEEEEEEELDEEEEEAADVPDESSMKEPEIRCDEKPEDLLEEPKTVPKDALEDSPEVAPAIRIPKAKEEANGDVFETFLFPCQHCERKFTTKQGLERHMHIHISTVNHAFKCKYCGKAFGTQINRRRHERRHEAGLKRKPSLTLRPPQAPGDGKAPGDGAPPKGDAQPPSLGQDSLTLNSEKASQDTIHASVVEENGEVKELHPCQYCKKVFGTHTNMRRHQRRVHERHLIPKGVRRKGGLLEEQQPPAEQAPPAQSVYVPSTEPEEEGEADDVYIMDISSNISENLNYYIDGKIQTSCSTSNCDVIEMESSSADLYGINCLLTPVTVEITQNIKTTQVPITDDLPKEPSSSTNSESKKRRTASPPVLPRIKAETESDPVAPSCSLSLPLSMSATEAISFHKEKNVYLSSKLKQLLQTQDKLTPPVGISATEIPKLGPVCVSTPASMLPVTSSRFKRRTSSPPSSPQHSPALRDFGKPGDGKAMWTEAVLSSKKPKLESHSNSPAWTLSGRDDRETGSPPGFDEYKVSKEWAASSAFSNVCNQQPLDLSSGVKQKAEGTGKAPVQWESVLDLSVHKKPSSDSESKEFKENHLVQPACSAVKKKKPTTCMLQKVLLNEYNGVDLPVENAPDVTRSPSPCKPLDPQPDPDLGPDSSLPAPPGESSPSSAALQTSSLSSGQLPPLLTPTNPASPQPCPPVLTVATPPPPLLPTVPLPAPSSGASPHPCPSPLSNATAQSPLPILSPTVSPSPSPIPSVEPLMSAASPGPPTLSSSSSSSSSPSFSSSSSSSSPSPPPLSAVSSVVSSGDNLEASLPMISFKQEELENEGLKAREESQSATARDIVQETFNKNFVCNVCESPFLSIKDLTKHLSIHAEEWPFKCEFCVQLFKAKTDLSEHRFLLHGVGNIFVCSVCKKEFAFLCNLQQHQRDLHPDKVCTHHEFESGTLRPQNFTDPSKAHVEHMQSLPEDPLETSKEEEELNDSSEELYTTIKIMASGIKTKDPDVRLGLNQHYPSFKPPPFQYHHRNPLGIGVTATNFTTHNIPQTFTTAIRCTKCGKGVDNMPELHKHILACASASDKRRYTPRKNPVPLRQAVQPRNGVVVLDNSGKNAFRRMGQPKRLNFSVELSKMSSNKLKLNALKKKNQLVQKAILQKNKSAKQKADLKNAPESSSHICPYCNREFTYIGSLNKHAAFSCPKKPLSPSKKKVSHSSKKGGHPSPASSDRNNGSSHRRRTADAEIKMQSMQAPLGKTRARSSGPAQGPPPSSSFRSKQNVKFAASVKSKKPSSSLRNLSPIRMAKMTHNESKKPKAAAKNHAAQLSAKTSRSLHVRAQKSRAVLQSKSALASKKRTDRFNVKSRERSGGPITRSLQLAAAADPSENRREDSSVKQELKDFSYSLRLASRCPPPAAPYITRQCRNVKATAAAHFQGSLFKE, encoded by the exons ggaagaaaaaatcccaagaaaataaaaacaaagcaaacaaaactgaAGACATACAGCTGAAGACAAGTGAGCCAGATCCCACCTCTGCAAATATGAGAGATTCTGTGGAAG GCCCCAGAGACGAAGACGAGAAGCCTTCCGCTTCCGCCGCCGAGCAGACGGCTGTCCTTCAGGAGGTGGTGAGTCAGGATGTGCCTCCGGAGCTcgccctcccgccccctgcccggGACCCCCAGGCGGGGCCAGCCGCAGAGCTGGAAGCAGCACGCAGTGAGGCGAACGACgtggaggaggacgaggaggaggaggagggggaggaggaggaggaggaggaggaagaggaggaggagctggacgaagaggaggaggaagcagctgACGTGCCAGATGAAAGCTCCATGAAAGAGCCGGAGATACGATGTGACGAGAAGCCAGAGGATTTATTGGAAGAACCAAAAACCGTTCCTAAGGATGCTCTTGAAGACTCTCCAGAGGTGGCACCTGCTATCAGAATTCCCAAAGCTAAAGAAGAGGCCAACGGTGACGTGTTTGAAACGTTTCTGTTTCCATGTCAGCATTGCGAGAGGAAGTTCACGACCAAACAGGGGCTGGAACGGCACATGCACATCCACATATCCACGGTGAACCACGCCTTCAAGTGCAAGTACTGCGGGAAGGCGTTCGGCACGCAGATCAACAGGCGGCGGCACGAGCGGCGCCACGAGGCGGGGCTGAAGCGGAAGCCCAGCCTGACACTCCGCCCGCCGCAGGCCCCAGGCGACGGCAAGGCGCCCGGGGACGGCGCTCCTCCGAAGGGTGACGCGCAGCCTCCCAGTCTTGGGCAAGACTCTCTGACCTTGAATTCAGAGAAGGCTTCCCAAGACACAATACATGCTTCTGTTGTAGAAGAGAACGGAGAAGTTAAGGAGCTTCATCCGTGCCAATACTGTAAAAAGGTTTTTGGAACTCACACGAACATGAGGCGGCATCAGCGCAGGGTTCACGAGCGTCACCTGATTCCTAAAGGTGTGCGGCGAAAAGGGGGTCTCCTCGAAGAGCAGCAGCCCCCGGCAGAGCAGGCCCCGCCTGCCCAGAGTGTCTACGTACCCAGCACAGAgccagaggaggaaggggaggcagaCGACGTGTACATCATGGATATTTCTAGCAATATCTCTGAAAATTTAAATTACTATATTGATGGTAAAATTCAGACCAGCTGCAGCACCAGTAACTGTGATGTTATTGAGATGGAATCCAGTTCGGCAGATTTGTATGGTATCAACTGTCTGCTCACTCCAGTTacagtggaaataactcaaaatataaaGACCACACAGGTCCCTATAACAGATGATCTTCCTAAAGAGCCTTCCAGCAGCACAAACAGTGAGTCCAAGAAACGGAGGACTGCCAGTCCTCCTGTGTTGCCCAGAATTAAAGCCGAGACCGAGTCTGATCCCGTAGCACCTTCGTGTTCCCTGAGCCTGCCCCTCAGCATGTCAGCCACAGAGGCCATTTCGttccacaaagagaaaaatgtgtatttgtcATCAAAGCTCAAACAACTTCTTCAAACCCAGGATAAACTAACTCCTCCTGTGGGGATTTCCGCCACTGAAATACCTAAATTAGGTCCTGTCTGTGTGTCCACGCCTGCGTCGATGCTCCCTGTGACCTCGAGCAGGTTTAAGAGGCGGACCAGCTCTCCCCCCAGCTCTCCACAACACAGTCCTGCCCTTCGAGACTTTGGAAAGCCAGGCGATGGGAAAGCCATGTGGACTGAGGCAGTTCTGAGTTCCAAGAAGCCCAAATTAGAAAGTCATAGCAACTCGCCAGCATGGACTTTGTCTGGGAGAGATGATAGAGAAACTGGGAGCCCTCCAGGCTTTGATGAATATAAAGTATCTAAAGAGTGGGCGGCTAGTTCTGCTTTTAGCAATGTGTGCAACCAACAGCCACTGGATTTATCCAGCGGTGTGAAACAGAAGGCTGAGGGTACAGGCAAGGCTCCGGTCCAGTGGGAATCTGTGTTAGATCTCAGTGTGCATAAAAAGCCTAGTAGTGACTCTGAAAGCAAGGAATTCAAAGAAAATCATTTGGTGCAGCCAGCCTGCAGtgctgtaaagaaaaagaaaccaaccaCCTGCATGCTACAGAAGGTCCTTCTCAATGAATACAATGGCGTTGACTTACCTGTAGAAAATGCTCCAGATGTGACCAGGAGCCCCAGTCCTTGTAAACCCCTAGATCCTCAGCCGGACCCTGACCTTGGTCCCGACTCTAGCTTACCTGCCCCTCCTGGCGAGTCTTCTCCTTCGTCAGCTGCCCTGCAGACATCTTCCCTTTCTTCCGGGCAGCTGCCGCCCCTCTTGACCCCAACCAACCCCGcttccccccagccctgccctcccgtGTTAACTGttgccaccccaccccctccgctGCTTCCTACTGTACCTCTTCCAGCCCCCTCTTCCGGGGCATCCCCTCATCCGTGTCCCTCTCCACTCTCGAACGCCACCGCACAGTCCCCACTTCCAATCCTGTCCCCAACGGTGTCTCCCTCGCCATCTCCCATTCCTTCCGTGGAGCCCCTGATGTCTGCTGCTTCACCGGGGCCTCCGACACTCTCTTCATCTTCCTCCTCATCTTCTTCGCCTTCATTCtcttcttcatcctcctcctcttctccttcgCCACCTCCTCTCTCAGCAGTATCGTCTGTGGTTTCCTCTGGGGATAATCTGGAAGCCTCTCTCCCCATGATATCTTTTAAACAGGAGGAATTAGAGAATGAAGGTCTGAAAGCGAGGGAAGAATCCCAGTCTGCCACTGCACGGGATATCGTTCAGGAgacattcaacaaaaattttgtCTGCAACGTCTGTGAATCACCTTTTCTTTCCATTAAAGATCTAACCAAACATTTATCCATTCATGCTGAGGAATGGCCCTTCAAATGTGAATTTTGTGTACAGCTCTTTAAGGCTAAAACTGATTTGTCAGAACATCGCTTTTTGCTTCATGGAGTTGGGAATATCTTTGTGTGTTCGGTTTGTAAAAAAGAATTTGCGTTTTTGTGCAATCTGCAGCAGCACCAGCGAGATCTCCACCCCGATAAGGTGTGCACACACCATGAGTTTGAAAGTGGCACCCTGAGGCCCCAGAACTTTACGGATCCCAGCAAGGCCCACGTAGAGCATATGCAGAGTTTGCCAGAAGATCCTTTAGAAACGTCTAAAGAAGAAGAGGAGCTGAATGATTCCTCAGAAGAGCTTTACACGACCATAAAAATAATGGCTTCTGGAATAAAGACGAAAGATCCAGATGTTCGATTGGGTCTCAATCAACATTACCCAAGCTTTAAACCACCTCCATTTCAGTACCATCACCGCAACCCCCTGGGCATTGGTGTGACGGCCACAAATTTCACTACACACAATATCCCGCAGACGTTTACCACCGCCATCCGCTGCACCAAGTGTGGGAAAGGTGTGGACAACATGCCCGAGCTGCACAAGCACATCCTGGCCTGTGCCTCTGCCAGCGACAAGAGGAGGTACACGCCGAGGAAAAATCCGGTCCCGCTGAGGCAGGCTGTGCAGCCCAGAAACGGCGTGGTGGTTTTGGACAACTCTGGGAAGAATGCCTTCAGGCGAATGGGACAGCCCAAAAGACTGAACTTTAGTGTTGAGCTCAGCAAAATGTCCTCAAATAAGCTCAAGTTAAACGcgttgaagaaaaaaaaccagctTGTCCAGAAAGCCATCCTTCAAAAAAACaaatctgcaaagcagaaagccGACCTAAAGAACGCTCCGGAGTCGTCCTCGCACATCTGCCCGTACTGCAACAGAGAGTTCACGTACATTGGGAGCCTCAACAAGCACGCCGCCTTCAGCTGTCCCAAAAAACCTCTTTCTccttccaaaaaaaaagtttcccattCATCCAAGAAAGGAGGACACCCATCACCTGCAAGTAGTGACAGAAACAACGGCAGCAGCCACCGCAGACGGACAGCGGATGCAGAGATCAAAATGCAAAGCATGCAGGCGCCTTTGGGCAAGACCAGAGCTCGCAGCTCGGGCCCTGCACAGGGCCCGCCACCCTCCTCGTCCTTCAGGTCCAAGCAGAATGTTAAATTTGCAGCTTCGGTTAAGTCCAAAAAACCAAGCTCCTCCTTAAGGAACTTAAGCCCGATACGAATGGCCAAAATGACTCACAACGAGAGCAAGAAGCCCAAAGCTGCAGCCAAGAATCACGCAGCTCAGCTCTCGGCCAAGACGTCTCGGAGCCTGCACGTGAGGGCACAGAAAAGCAGAGCTGTCTTACAGAGCAAATCGGCCTTGGCCAGTAAGAAACGGACAGACAGGTTCAATGTAAAATCTAGAGAACGAAGTGGGGGGCCAATCACCCGAAGCCTGCAGCTGGCAGCTGCTGCCGACCCGAGTGAGAACAGGAGGGAGGACAGCAGTGTCAAGCAGGAGCTGAAGGACTTCAG